CATACTTCAACATCAAAATTTCAAAAAATGACTATACTTAAAAGAATAGCAATAGTAGCTTTTGCTATATTAAACTATACAGTATTTGGTCAGGTTGAGAAACCGTTAGATCCGAATATAAATGAATTGCATTGCTCGCGGATGCAAAAATCACAGGTTTACGGGGTCGCAGAACCTCACCATGAATCTCATGATAATCACAAAGCTGCCAGGGCGGAATCCTGTAGCACATCTGCGGCTGAGTGGGCCTCTATGTCTACATCAGCTTTAATAGCAGCGTTAAAACAAGGAACGACATCCGAGTGTTTTAACGCATTGTTTACAATTGACACATATTATGCACCGAGCACATTTTCAAATAACAATATATATGCAGTAGCAAGTCAGGTATATAATCAGTCAGTAAATTATGACGGAACAAAAAGCAGTGGCATGTACGGACTGTTGTATTATTTACACGCAGCGTCTTATCAGGACTTTTACAACGATCGTGTAAACATGAACACCAGTTCTATAAACAGATTAATCCTGGCAGGAGAATCTCTTACCAATAATCCTAATTTATGGAAATACACTGCTGACGCACTTGATATATTAGATGAGTACCTTATAATCCTGGATTTTCCCGGCCTGAGGCATAAGGCATCTGTATTGTCAGTAGTAAAACGCGTATTTTACGACCTGGCTATAGCCAATACATGGAAACAGGTGCCGGTTGCCCTGCACAGGAGCTATGCCAGGGCATATAACCGAGTTTTCTTTTTGATGTTCAGAGGCATGCAGGATGATGCTTATATCCAGGCTGTTAATGGTGATAATACTTTGTTTTCACGCTTATACAGTGTCGCCAACAATACCGAATTGAAAAATAATGAGGAGTTTGCATTTATGGTTGGTAATGCCGTTCTGGAAATGTCCAGGTCAGCTCAGTCCCCATTATTGATAGATGATGTTGAGTATTACCTGGCTCAAATAGCCATTAATAATAACCGACTGTCGCCGTCATGGTTAAAAGCCGTAGAGGCCATAAATAAATATGGAAACTGCGCTGCTTATAGCCTGTGTGAGAACATTGATGATCTTAGAATAGAACTGGAAAATATGCTATTCCCAAATCTCTACAAATTTGATGATGGGAAAATGGTAGTTAAAACACCATTAATTGAAGAAGAGGTTCAGGAACTGTATCATGCAGCTAAGCAAACACAAAGCCAGTTCTATAGAATGATACAGACCTCTGAGCCGGTAGCAGGAGATATCAATGATACACTTACCATGGTTGTTTTTGGCTCTAAGAAGGATTACGAGGACTATGCCACTTATCTTTACGGTATACCTACCAATAATGGAGGTATGTATATTGAAAGAGGAGCTACATTCTATACATGGGACAGAACTGTGGGTGTGGAGAGTAGTTTGTCTCTGGAGGCCCTTTTCCGGCATGAATATGTACATTATTTGCAGGGAAGATATTTGATACAAGGCTATTGGGCAGAAAACCCCATTTATAATAATAGCAGAATGGTATGGTATGAAGAAGGTATGGCTGAGTTTTTTGCCGGTTCTACCGATACGGAGGGCATAAAGCTGCTAGCTTCTAATGTAAATGTTGTTAAAAATAGCAACGGTTCATGGCCGTCACTGAGTGATGTATTCAATTCGAGTTATACCAGTGGGAATTTTAATCACTACTACTATGGAAATATGGTGTGGTATAACCTGTACCTGAATGATTTTGACAAACTGAAGACTTTCTTTGACCTCACCAGAAATGACGACATCTCCGGGTTCGACAATCTGGTAAATAACCTGCGCTCATCGGGGGGCAATCAGTTTAATACTTTTTTATCCAGTGTGGCTAATGATGAAGTGACGGGATGGGAACCTGAGACCAATTGGTTGGATGATGATTACCTGGCTATAGGGCAGATTAATGATATAAAGAACGAATTCACCACATTAACAGGTAATAATCAGGTAACTGTAAGTATAGATGCCTCAGCATTGAACCGCAGGTTCAGAGTTACAGGCAGCATTAGCGGTCAGCAAAATGCTTCCAATAATGAACAGGCTGCAAAGCAAATAAACCAGGCTTTGGACGAGCTGCTCAATACTATAAGAAGTAACCAATTGCTAAATAACTTTACATATTCAATAGGGCACTTTGAGAACCTCTCATACGGGGCAGGCATACCTACCGCTGATTTTATCATAACCGGACCTTTGCGCGACAGTAATGTATCCGATACACCCGTGCCGGATTTTGCAGTTGATCGAAATATAACCATAGTGGGGGGCAGTGTTAACTTTGAAAATAAATCCAACGGATATGTTAAATCACTATCATGGACATTTGAAGGAGGAGACCCTCAGTTTGTAAATGATGATAGCCGGCCCGGTATAGTTTATAATTCGCAGGGAACTTACGATGTATCCCTAACTGCTTCTAATGAAACAAGCAGCAGCACCAGTCAGAAGACCGATTTTATAAAGGTTTATAATAAAAACACCAATACATACTGCCCAGGTAGCGGGCAGGAGGATTATAATTATATATCTGGCATACAATTCGGAGCTATTGAAAGTACATCTCTGCATGAAGGATATGGTGATTTTACTTCATATGTTACAGAGCTTCGGGCAGGGGAGAGCGAAACCCTTAAAATATTCACAAGGAATGACCATTGGGAACTAAATGTTGTAGGAGCATGGATTGACTGGAATAGGGACGGGGATTTTGATGACAACGGAGAAAGTATATATGGATTAATGGGTGAGGGCCCATACACTTCTACAATACAAGTGCCTCAAAACGCAAGCAACGGAGTGACCACCATGCGTTTGCGACTTGCTTACGGAAATGAAGATAAAATGGTAGCTTGTGGAGATGATACATATCTGGGAGAAGTGGAGGATTACTCCGTAGTAGTGCTTGGCGGGGATAATACACCAGCGGATATTCCGGTTGCCAGCTTTCAGGCTTCCTCGGTTAACGTCACCACCGGTGCCAGTGTATCCTTTACAGATGGGTCTTCAAATGAGCCTGCCGCCTGGAGCTGGTTTTTTGAGGGAGGCACTCCTTCTACCAGCACGGCACAAAACCCCGTGGTGACCTACAATACAGCAGGGTCATACGATGTACAGCTGATTGTGTCGAATACGGCGGGGGCTGATACCCTTCTGATGACAGACTATATTACGGTGAGTACTGCTACAAACGAATACTGTAGTTCAGGCTCAGACAGGTCAACCTATGAGTATATTGCCAGTGTATCGGTCAATGACTTTACGCATA
This region of Fulvivirga ulvae genomic DNA includes:
- a CDS encoding GEVED domain-containing protein — encoded protein: MTILKRIAIVAFAILNYTVFGQVEKPLDPNINELHCSRMQKSQVYGVAEPHHESHDNHKAARAESCSTSAAEWASMSTSALIAALKQGTTSECFNALFTIDTYYAPSTFSNNNIYAVASQVYNQSVNYDGTKSSGMYGLLYYLHAASYQDFYNDRVNMNTSSINRLILAGESLTNNPNLWKYTADALDILDEYLIILDFPGLRHKASVLSVVKRVFYDLAIANTWKQVPVALHRSYARAYNRVFFLMFRGMQDDAYIQAVNGDNTLFSRLYSVANNTELKNNEEFAFMVGNAVLEMSRSAQSPLLIDDVEYYLAQIAINNNRLSPSWLKAVEAINKYGNCAAYSLCENIDDLRIELENMLFPNLYKFDDGKMVVKTPLIEEEVQELYHAAKQTQSQFYRMIQTSEPVAGDINDTLTMVVFGSKKDYEDYATYLYGIPTNNGGMYIERGATFYTWDRTVGVESSLSLEALFRHEYVHYLQGRYLIQGYWAENPIYNNSRMVWYEEGMAEFFAGSTDTEGIKLLASNVNVVKNSNGSWPSLSDVFNSSYTSGNFNHYYYGNMVWYNLYLNDFDKLKTFFDLTRNDDISGFDNLVNNLRSSGGNQFNTFLSSVANDEVTGWEPETNWLDDDYLAIGQINDIKNEFTTLTGNNQVTVSIDASALNRRFRVTGSISGQQNASNNEQAAKQINQALDELLNTIRSNQLLNNFTYSIGHFENLSYGAGIPTADFIITGPLRDSNVSDTPVPDFAVDRNITIVGGSVNFENKSNGYVKSLSWTFEGGDPQFVNDDSRPGIVYNSQGTYDVSLTASNETSSSTSQKTDFIKVYNKNTNTYCPGSGQEDYNYISGIQFGAIESTSLHEGYGDFTSYVTELRAGESETLKIFTRNDHWELNVVGAWIDWNRDGDFDDNGESIYGLMGEGPYTSTIQVPQNASNGVTTMRLRLAYGNEDKMVACGDDTYLGEVEDYSVVVLGGDNTPADIPVASFQASSVNVTTGASVSFTDGSSNEPAAWSWFFEGGTPSTSTAQNPVVTYNTAGSYDVQLIVSNTAGADTLLMTDYITVSTATNEYCSSGSDRSTYEYIASVSVNDFTHTSGATNYSDFTDKVVPLSIGSNAVTLVPGFSGDSYAEYFRVWVDFNGDGDFTDSGELAFDAGSTSATTVTGVLTVPTNAIEGPSRMRVSMKYNGAPSACENFADGEVEDYTADISTGTATSPSAPSGLSASVSSATSISLEWTDNASTETGFEIERSVNGGSYSVVNTTGANVNSYEDTGLSASTSYSYRVRAKNGAGYSAYSNTSSATTPGQTVPEYCVASAGNPSGQYIKTVSAGSISNNSSYDAGGYTDYTTLSTSVGTSLTLTVTPHTKWAGTRVKGWVDWNRDGDFTDSGEEVYSVSGTGNYERTISVPSGVSAGSVVLRVRAAHGQAPTPCGAIHFSETEDYTLNIGFTSLGRQSAYIDDFTVYPNPVEGTEINIRVPDYDGDLVVNIYSIDGTLVYQKPVEKETYSKLIQITLDKQLHGMYLLNVSGNEFSVTRKVNFK